In a single window of the Terrirubrum flagellatum genome:
- a CDS encoding inorganic phosphate transporter codes for MSYVAADPNLVSPTPQKGPKLDHETNPITMIIFLGMLAAGLLYTAYSVYTDVSASHMPVTTWAPFILLIVALLIALGFEFVNGFHDTANAVATVIYTHSLPANVAVMWSGFFNFLGVLLSSGAVAFGIISLLPVELILQVGSSAGFAMVFALLIAAIIWNLGTWALGLPASSSHTLIGSIIGVGIANALMRGQDGTSGVDWTKATEIGWSLLLSPLFGFCMAALLLIVMKFVVRSPELYAEPRGNQPPPLWIRAILIATCTGVSFAHGSNDGQKGMGLIMLILIGTVPMAYALNRAPAPNHVATFTAASNVASQIIAEKAAGYNVLGDPRPAVSQYVSARKINEGTYPSLSVLVKDIADQVAKAGALDKVPAAAVSNIRNDMYLASEAIRFLMKDKENELSKDQVAKLNAYKGELDSATRFIPLWVKVAVAIALGLGTMVGWKRIVVTVGEKIGKTHLTYAQGASAELVAAGTIFAADVYGLPVSTTHVLSSGVAGTMAANNSGLQMSTVRNLLMAWVLTLPCAILLSGVLYVIFRQIF; via the coding sequence ATGTCCTACGTCGCCGCCGATCCAAACCTTGTGAGCCCGACGCCTCAGAAGGGGCCGAAGCTCGATCACGAAACCAATCCGATCACGATGATCATTTTCCTCGGCATGCTCGCCGCGGGACTGCTTTATACGGCCTACAGCGTCTACACCGACGTCTCGGCCTCGCACATGCCGGTCACCACCTGGGCGCCTTTCATCCTGCTCATCGTGGCGCTGCTGATCGCGCTCGGCTTCGAGTTCGTGAACGGCTTTCACGACACCGCGAACGCGGTGGCGACCGTGATCTACACCCATTCATTGCCGGCGAACGTCGCCGTGATGTGGTCGGGCTTCTTCAACTTTCTCGGCGTGCTTTTGTCGAGCGGCGCGGTCGCCTTCGGCATCATCTCGCTGCTGCCGGTCGAACTGATCCTGCAGGTCGGCTCGAGCGCGGGCTTCGCCATGGTGTTCGCGCTGCTCATCGCCGCGATCATCTGGAATCTCGGCACCTGGGCGCTCGGCCTCCCCGCCTCTTCGTCGCACACGCTGATCGGCTCGATCATCGGCGTCGGCATCGCCAATGCGCTGATGCGCGGCCAGGACGGCACGTCAGGCGTCGACTGGACGAAGGCGACGGAAATCGGCTGGTCGCTGCTGCTTTCGCCTTTGTTCGGCTTCTGCATGGCGGCGCTGCTGCTGATCGTGATGAAGTTTGTCGTGCGCTCGCCTGAACTCTACGCCGAGCCGCGCGGCAACCAGCCGCCGCCGTTGTGGATCCGGGCGATCCTGATCGCGACCTGCACGGGCGTTTCGTTCGCGCATGGCTCGAATGACGGTCAGAAAGGCATGGGCCTGATCATGCTGATCCTGATCGGCACGGTTCCCATGGCCTATGCGCTGAACCGCGCGCCGGCGCCGAATCATGTCGCTACCTTCACCGCCGCGTCGAATGTCGCTTCGCAGATCATAGCGGAGAAGGCCGCCGGCTATAACGTGCTCGGCGATCCGCGCCCGGCCGTTTCGCAATATGTGTCGGCGCGCAAGATCAACGAGGGCACTTATCCCTCGCTCTCCGTGCTGGTGAAGGACATCGCCGATCAGGTTGCGAAAGCGGGCGCGCTCGACAAGGTGCCGGCCGCCGCCGTCTCCAACATCCGCAACGACATGTATCTCGCCTCCGAAGCGATCCGCTTCCTGATGAAGGACAAGGAGAACGAGCTGTCGAAGGATCAAGTGGCGAAGCTCAACGCCTACAAGGGTGAACTCGACTCGGCCACGCGCTTCATTCCGCTCTGGGTGAAGGTCGCGGTCGCCATCGCGCTCGGCCTTGGCACGATGGTCGGCTGGAAGCGCATCGTCGTCACCGTCGGCGAGAAGATCGGCAAGACGCACCTGACTTACGCTCAGGGCGCCTCGGCCGAGCTCGTCGCCGCCGGCACGATCTTCGCCGCCGATGTCTATGGTCTGCCGGTCTCGACGACGCATGTGCTCTCGTCGGGCGTCGCGGGAACGATGGCCGCGAACAATTCCGGCCTGCAGATGTCGACGGTGCGCAACCTGCTGATGGCGTGGGTGCTGACGCTGCCCTGCGCCATCCTGCTGTCGGGTGTGCTCTACGTCATCTTCCGCCAGATTTTCTGA
- a CDS encoding transporter → MLDARADIPGLLWAYRFREDGSAERLPDPVRREETQSRDGWLWLHFAYNDLRAQNFIASLPDLPQAARTTLLKPDEHLSLGVTDGVAHGVIADLQREVGADTREIGRLRFAFDDHLVVSARRHPLRSVDLARQAIEEGRGHAIAVGLIETIVEQFASATGEILTELSDELDQIEDHVLADTLRDDRRKLLPVRRMTVRMHRQLLALRELFRKLDRASEPRLPKGLAATAERLAHRFDALDHDAVVLQERARLLHDEIDTKINSETNRHLHALSIITALALPATFVTGFFGMNTKDLPLTQMDGGWIIGTFLCVAASAATYWALKRAGILS, encoded by the coding sequence ATGCTCGACGCGCGCGCCGATATTCCGGGTCTCCTCTGGGCCTATCGCTTCCGCGAGGATGGCTCGGCTGAGCGTCTTCCCGATCCGGTGCGCCGCGAAGAGACGCAATCGCGCGACGGCTGGCTCTGGCTTCATTTCGCCTATAATGATTTGCGCGCGCAGAATTTCATCGCCTCTTTGCCGGACCTGCCGCAGGCGGCGAGGACGACGCTGCTGAAGCCCGACGAGCATCTCTCGCTTGGCGTCACCGACGGCGTCGCCCATGGCGTGATCGCCGATCTGCAGCGCGAAGTCGGAGCCGACACGCGCGAGATCGGGCGGTTGCGCTTCGCCTTCGATGATCATCTCGTGGTCAGCGCGCGCCGGCATCCGCTGCGCTCGGTCGATCTGGCGCGTCAGGCGATCGAGGAAGGCCGCGGCCATGCGATCGCGGTCGGGTTGATCGAAACCATCGTCGAGCAGTTCGCATCGGCGACCGGCGAAATTCTCACCGAGCTTTCCGACGAACTCGACCAGATCGAAGATCATGTCCTCGCCGATACCTTGCGCGACGACCGGCGCAAATTGCTCCCGGTCAGGCGCATGACGGTGAGGATGCATCGCCAGTTGCTGGCGCTGCGCGAACTCTTCCGCAAGCTCGACCGCGCCAGCGAGCCGCGCCTGCCAAAGGGGCTCGCGGCCACGGCGGAGCGGCTCGCCCATCGCTTCGATGCGCTCGACCACGACGCCGTCGTGCTGCAGGAGCGGGCGCGGCTGCTGCATGACGAGATCGACACCAAGATCAACAGCGAGACCAACCGGCATCTTCATGCGCTGTCGATCATCACGGCGCTGGCGCTGCCGGCGACATTCGTGACCGGCTTCTTCGGCATGAACACGAAGGACCTGCCATTGACCCAGATGGATGGCGGCTGGATCATCGGCACGTTTTTGTGCGTGGCCGCGAGCGCGGCGACCTATTGGGCGCTGAAGCGCGCCGGCATTCTGTCTTGA
- a CDS encoding tetratricopeptide repeat protein, whose translation MRIVAMLAATATLAAFSFAAAPSALAVGTTLTALKSEPDFKDALQLIEEKRWPEAIEKLNGLRIYYPTLPDIANWTAYSYRKMKDYPTAKRYYDEALAIDPEFKPALEYQGEWFIETGDIAGARANLAKLEALCGRCHEYRDLAESLAKAGH comes from the coding sequence GTGCGAATTGTCGCCATGCTGGCCGCGACGGCGACGCTGGCCGCGTTTTCGTTCGCCGCCGCGCCGTCCGCGCTCGCTGTCGGCACGACGCTGACCGCGCTGAAATCGGAGCCCGATTTCAAGGACGCGCTGCAACTCATCGAGGAGAAGCGCTGGCCTGAGGCGATCGAGAAGCTGAACGGGTTGCGCATCTACTATCCGACGCTGCCCGACATCGCGAATTGGACCGCCTATTCCTATCGCAAGATGAAGGATTATCCGACCGCCAAGCGTTATTACGATGAGGCGCTCGCAATCGATCCCGAATTCAAGCCGGCGCTTGAATATCAGGGCGAATGGTTCATCGAGACCGGCGACATCGCCGGCGCCAGGGCCAATCTCGCGAAGCTCGAGGCGCTTTGCGGCCGCTGCCACGAATATCGCGATCTCGCGGAATCGCTCGCGAAAGCCGGCCACTGA
- a CDS encoding ATP-dependent RecD-like DNA helicase has translation MDFSPQQDSALKAAAAWLKAKPGRNGVPQIFRLFGYAGTGKTTLARHLAEGVEGKVLFAAFTGKAALVMKRKGCEGASTIHSLIYKARESAAEQPNFELWDDAPASKAKLIVIDECSMVDAELGRDLLSFGAPLLVLGDPAQLPPISGGGFFTEAEPDAMLTEVHRQAADDPIVRLSMEIREGRSLSVGDYGETQVVRRADVDQARVLGADQVLVGRNNTRRAYNQRLRALRGFEGELPLAGDKLVCLRNNRKKGLLNGSLWIVQERKEGRTALLTMRLASDDDPSQRYLRVTVRPECFTGGIENFQWPERKAYDEFDYGSALTVHKAQGSQWDDVVLFDESFAFQDARARWLYTGVTRAAKRLYVVI, from the coding sequence ATGGATTTCTCGCCGCAACAGGATTCCGCGCTCAAGGCCGCCGCCGCCTGGCTGAAGGCGAAGCCCGGCCGCAATGGCGTTCCGCAGATCTTCCGCCTGTTCGGCTATGCCGGCACGGGCAAGACCACGCTTGCGCGCCATCTCGCCGAGGGCGTCGAGGGCAAGGTGCTGTTCGCGGCCTTCACCGGCAAGGCGGCGCTGGTGATGAAGCGCAAGGGCTGCGAAGGCGCTTCGACCATCCATTCGCTGATCTACAAGGCGCGCGAGAGCGCGGCCGAGCAGCCGAACTTCGAACTGTGGGACGACGCGCCGGCGTCGAAGGCGAAGCTGATCGTCATCGACGAATGCTCGATGGTCGACGCCGAGCTTGGGCGCGACCTCCTGTCCTTTGGCGCGCCGCTTCTGGTGCTGGGCGATCCCGCGCAGCTGCCTCCGATCTCGGGCGGCGGCTTCTTCACCGAGGCCGAGCCCGACGCGATGTTGACGGAAGTGCATCGACAGGCGGCGGACGATCCGATCGTGCGCCTCTCCATGGAGATTCGCGAAGGACGCTCGTTGTCCGTCGGCGATTATGGCGAGACGCAGGTTGTGCGGCGCGCCGATGTCGATCAGGCGCGCGTGCTCGGCGCCGATCAGGTGCTGGTCGGGCGTAACAATACGCGCCGCGCCTACAACCAGCGCCTGCGCGCGCTGCGCGGCTTCGAAGGCGAATTGCCGCTCGCGGGCGACAAGCTCGTCTGCCTCCGGAACAACCGTAAGAAGGGGTTGCTCAACGGCTCGCTCTGGATCGTGCAGGAGCGCAAGGAAGGCCGCACCGCTTTGCTCACCATGCGCCTCGCCTCCGACGATGATCCGAGCCAGCGCTATCTGCGCGTGACGGTGCGGCCGGAATGCTTCACCGGCGGCATCGAGAATTTCCAGTGGCCGGAACGCAAGGCCTATGACGAGTTCGATTATGGATCGGCGCTGACCGTGCATAAGGCGCAAGGATCGCAATGGGACGATGTCGTCCTGTTCGATGAAAGCTTCGCCTTCCAGGACGCGCGGGCGCGCTGGCTCTATACCGGCGTCACGCGCGCGGCGAAGCGGCTTTACGTCGTGATCTGA
- a CDS encoding DUF2252 family protein has translation MTGIADSTAAYEAWLQQQLGDEFVADDVRKKHKKMRDGAFPFLRATYWRWAETIADLLPELMDAPEILAIGDIHVENFGCWRDAEGRLVWGVNDFDEAAAMPWPLDLVRLAASAILARGDSDHSARLICETLLGGYAAGLRAPAAIVLEQDWKWLRQAVVLSESERAQYWAKMAALQQPGAKAPPQRLAAALDAAMQTGAAISFVAPRTAGAGSLGRPRFVASAVWQGGPVLREAKALLPSAWTLPPGRAKAPIRAGEIAGGRYRAVDPHYRIRDDVVTRRLSPSSRKIEAEGDIDALLSNDMLTAMGRELANCHAATDAAQSAILSDLAKRGDDWLRDAAKKAAKFIGAEQAEFAKSV, from the coding sequence ATGACTGGCATCGCGGACTCGACTGCCGCCTATGAGGCCTGGCTCCAGCAGCAGCTTGGCGACGAGTTCGTCGCCGACGACGTCAGGAAGAAGCACAAGAAGATGAGGGATGGCGCATTCCCGTTCCTGCGCGCGACCTACTGGCGCTGGGCGGAAACGATCGCGGATCTTCTGCCTGAACTGATGGACGCACCCGAAATTCTCGCGATCGGCGATATCCATGTCGAAAATTTCGGCTGCTGGCGCGACGCGGAGGGCCGTCTCGTCTGGGGCGTCAACGATTTCGACGAAGCGGCCGCGATGCCCTGGCCGCTCGATCTCGTGCGCCTCGCCGCCAGCGCCATTCTCGCGCGCGGCGACAGCGACCATTCCGCGCGCCTCATTTGCGAGACCCTTCTTGGCGGCTATGCGGCCGGCCTGCGCGCGCCCGCCGCGATCGTACTTGAGCAGGACTGGAAATGGCTGCGTCAGGCGGTCGTTCTCTCCGAGAGCGAACGCGCGCAATATTGGGCGAAGATGGCGGCGCTGCAGCAGCCCGGCGCAAAAGCGCCTCCTCAACGATTGGCTGCGGCTCTCGATGCGGCGATGCAGACAGGCGCGGCGATATCATTCGTCGCGCCGCGCACAGCCGGCGCCGGCAGCCTCGGCCGGCCGCGCTTTGTCGCCTCCGCCGTCTGGCAGGGCGGTCCCGTGTTGCGCGAGGCGAAGGCGCTGCTGCCCTCGGCCTGGACGCTGCCGCCGGGCCGCGCGAAAGCGCCCATCCGCGCCGGCGAGATCGCCGGCGGACGCTATCGCGCCGTCGACCCGCATTATCGCATCCGTGACGACGTGGTGACGCGCCGCCTGTCGCCAAGCAGCCGCAAGATCGAGGCGGAGGGTGATATCGACGCGCTGCTCTCGAACGACATGCTCACCGCCATGGGCCGCGAACTCGCCAATTGTCACGCGGCGACCGATGCGGCGCAATCAGCGATCCTCTCCGACCTCGCAAAGCGCGGCGACGACTGGTTGCGCGACGCGGCGAAAAAGGCCGCGAAATTCATCGGGGCCGAACAGGCGGAGTTCGCGAAGTCCGTCTAG
- a CDS encoding DUF3175 domain-containing protein: MTKTPRKWSANVTENSDALDLEEGVFTKGSPKAIADSLKRSAEHSKRRKSNPFRSAMSMLSFYLNRAGKNLTKRQKDRLEAAKDELRRDFGKPTE, translated from the coding sequence ATGACAAAAACGCCGCGCAAATGGTCCGCGAACGTCACGGAAAACAGCGACGCGCTCGACCTCGAAGAAGGCGTCTTCACGAAAGGATCGCCCAAGGCGATCGCGGATTCGCTGAAGCGCTCGGCCGAACACAGTAAGCGGCGCAAATCCAATCCGTTCCGCTCGGCCATGTCGATGCTGAGCTTCTATCTCAATCGCGCGGGAAAGAATCTGACGAAACGCCAGAAGGACAGGCTCGAAGCGGCGAAGGATGAGTTGCGCCGCGATTTCGGCAAGCCTACAGAATGA
- a CDS encoding PRC-barrel domain-containing protein yields the protein MATQMRKPAPPSGVVTGKPLIESDRVDGTTVYDPQGEKIGVIRRMMIDKMSGRVAYTVMAFDTFLGLGGRQFALPWSKLTYDTSLGGFRTNITETQLRDSPDIDYSDRKREQELHDYWNVPYYWGM from the coding sequence ATGGCCACCCAGATGCGCAAACCTGCACCGCCAAGCGGCGTCGTGACCGGAAAGCCGCTGATCGAAAGCGATCGCGTCGATGGAACGACAGTCTATGACCCGCAGGGCGAGAAGATCGGCGTCATCAGGCGGATGATGATCGACAAGATGAGCGGACGCGTCGCCTACACCGTGATGGCGTTCGACACCTTCCTTGGCTTGGGCGGCAGGCAGTTCGCCCTTCCCTGGAGCAAGCTCACCTACGACACGTCGCTTGGCGGCTTCCGCACCAACATCACGGAGACGCAGCTCCGCGACTCCCCTGACATCGATTATTCCGACCGCAAGCGCGAGCAGGAACTGCACGATTACTGGAACGTCCCGTACTATTGGGGCATGTAA
- a CDS encoding aminotransferase class IV, producing MDITRFRDGAAYMRGQYVPIAKAAIPVTDWAFTRSDCVYDVVHVFRNGFFRLDDHLDRFMRSMAARRLQPPEDRAEIESILHRCVALSGLADAYVAMVALRGRPRVYGSRRPADCDNHLVCYAIPWIDVIPKDVQERGAHLFIGSTPRVPDASVDPTVKNYQWSDLTSGLFEAHDNGFDTAALCDAEGFVTEGPGFNIFVVKDGKVITPDRGSLEGITRKSVIELCAMMGIEASVAPVPRAMLENADEVFAATTAGGVMPVSRVGKTILGNDRPGPISMRLKDAYWKKHEEGWKRAEVRVLDEVIVGRMHVHSSAAAK from the coding sequence ATGGACATCACGAGATTTCGCGACGGCGCGGCCTATATGCGCGGCCAATATGTTCCGATCGCCAAAGCCGCCATCCCGGTGACCGACTGGGCCTTCACGCGTTCGGACTGCGTCTATGACGTCGTGCATGTCTTTCGCAACGGCTTCTTCCGGCTCGACGATCATCTCGATCGCTTCATGCGCTCGATGGCGGCGCGGCGCCTGCAGCCGCCGGAGGATCGCGCGGAAATCGAATCGATCCTGCATCGATGCGTCGCGCTGTCCGGCCTCGCCGACGCCTATGTCGCCATGGTGGCGCTGCGGGGACGGCCGCGCGTCTATGGTTCGCGTCGCCCGGCCGACTGCGACAATCATCTCGTCTGCTACGCCATTCCCTGGATCGATGTGATTCCGAAAGACGTGCAGGAGCGCGGCGCGCATCTTTTCATCGGTTCGACGCCGCGCGTTCCCGACGCGTCGGTCGATCCCACGGTGAAGAATTATCAGTGGAGCGATCTGACGTCGGGCCTGTTCGAGGCGCACGACAACGGCTTCGATACGGCGGCGCTCTGCGACGCCGAGGGCTTCGTCACGGAAGGGCCGGGCTTCAACATCTTCGTGGTGAAGGATGGCAAGGTCATCACGCCCGATCGCGGCAGCCTTGAAGGGATCACGCGCAAATCGGTCATCGAACTCTGCGCGATGATGGGGATCGAAGCGTCCGTTGCGCCTGTGCCGCGCGCGATGCTGGAGAACGCCGATGAAGTCTTCGCCGCGACGACCGCTGGCGGCGTGATGCCTGTTTCACGCGTGGGCAAGACGATCCTTGGCAATGATCGACCGGGGCCGATCTCGATGAGATTAAAGGACGCCTACTGGAAGAAGCACGAAGAGGGGTGGAAAAGGGCGGAGGTGAGAGTGTTGGATGAGGTGATTGTCGGTCGCATGCACGTTCATTCGTCAGCCGCCGCAAAGTAG
- a CDS encoding anti-sigma factor — MTDRAPTPADARDLLAAEYVLGLTEPADLPRVETLIMRDSSFAAAVANWRGRLAPLDLTIAPIEAPASLWAGVEAALAELEIKTTEQTHHAPAESATPAPEPAPAPPAPAAPVIAPPVAPALPTIEPRMPAPPPRPMRVETRESFFARWWASLAFWRFAGLAGSFAAIALAVGLAYTYRQAMRQPVLIAVLMSPDGNQPTAIVHAFSDGRADMTPLVQFDIPAGKVVEIWTLWDKALGPRSVGLLDRTGRMTLKLEGLPTPKPGQVFEMTLESAGGSPTGKPTGPVLNKGEATTAL, encoded by the coding sequence ATGACCGACCGCGCGCCCACTCCCGCCGACGCCCGCGACCTGCTCGCCGCCGAATATGTGCTCGGACTGACCGAGCCCGCCGATCTCCCGCGCGTCGAAACCCTGATCATGCGGGATTCCAGTTTCGCTGCGGCGGTGGCGAACTGGCGCGGACGGCTCGCGCCGCTCGATCTCACCATCGCGCCGATCGAGGCGCCGGCCTCGCTCTGGGCCGGCGTTGAGGCCGCGCTGGCGGAGCTCGAGATCAAGACGACAGAACAGACGCATCATGCGCCGGCCGAATCCGCGACGCCGGCGCCCGAACCGGCTCCGGCCCCGCCTGCTCCCGCTGCGCCTGTCATCGCTCCTCCTGTCGCGCCCGCCCTGCCGACCATCGAGCCGCGCATGCCGGCGCCGCCGCCGCGACCCATGCGCGTCGAAACCCGCGAGTCATTTTTTGCTCGCTGGTGGGCGTCGCTCGCCTTCTGGCGCTTCGCTGGTCTCGCCGGCTCCTTCGCCGCGATCGCGCTCGCTGTCGGTCTCGCCTACACCTACCGGCAGGCGATGCGGCAGCCGGTGCTGATCGCCGTGCTGATGTCACCCGACGGCAACCAGCCGACCGCCATCGTGCACGCCTTCTCCGATGGCCGCGCCGACATGACGCCGCTCGTGCAGTTCGACATTCCCGCCGGCAAGGTGGTGGAGATCTGGACGCTGTGGGACAAGGCGCTGGGTCCGCGCTCGGTCGGCCTGCTCGACCGCACTGGCCGCATGACGCTGAAGCTTGAGGGATTGCCGACGCCGAAGCCCGGCCAGGTCTTTGAGATGACGCTTGAATCAGCCGGCGGCTCGCCGACCGGAAAACCCACGGGTCCCGTGCTCAACAAGGGCGAAGCGACGACGGCGTTGTGA
- a CDS encoding sigma-70 family RNA polymerase sigma factor: MADDIDIAKAIAGCAAGDRKALKSIYDRESPRMLGVAMRLLRRRALAEEAVQDAFVLLWTHAASFNPLKGDGRAWLYAILRHRALNILRGESRLETSEEPIGENEASEEEDPETVVSRLSDAAKLRICLEGLEPDRRNAIVLSYVNGLSHSELAEKLGMPLGTVKSWLRRSLIALRECMG, encoded by the coding sequence ATGGCGGACGATATCGACATCGCCAAAGCCATCGCCGGCTGCGCCGCCGGCGATCGCAAGGCGTTGAAATCCATCTATGACAGGGAAAGCCCACGCATGCTGGGCGTCGCTATGCGGCTGCTGCGCCGCCGCGCGCTGGCCGAAGAGGCGGTGCAGGACGCTTTCGTGCTGCTCTGGACTCATGCCGCCAGCTTCAACCCGCTGAAGGGCGACGGCCGCGCCTGGCTCTATGCTATTTTACGCCATCGCGCCCTCAACATCCTGCGCGGCGAGAGCCGGCTCGAAACGTCGGAAGAACCGATCGGCGAGAACGAGGCGAGCGAAGAAGAGGACCCTGAGACCGTGGTCAGCCGCCTCTCCGACGCCGCCAAGCTGCGCATCTGCCTCGAAGGGCTGGAGCCCGACCGTCGCAACGCCATTGTTCTCTCCTATGTCAATGGCCTCAGCCACAGCGAGCTGGCGGAGAAGCTCGGCATGCCGCTCGGCACCGTGAAATCATGGCTGCGGCGCAGTCTCATCGCGCTCAGGGAGTGCATGGGATGA
- a CDS encoding DUF1800 domain-containing protein, whose amino-acid sequence MADRNSDARSIAALQRFGFGPRPGDLAALGGDALDAMRQIVRAKAVAEPTGDHLVSTPQALRELDEFRTEVQRKRAAAVALEEARQQQQAMQPPVGQPGQKVASIATPVPAINKPPPMAQIPQLIFRNEADARFRCAVEAQTGFAERLVWFWSNHFCVAVSKGQPNRVTAGSFEREAIRPHVFGKFADMLLAVEKHPAMLIYLDNRQSVGANSRAGARRGRGLNENLAREIMELHTLGVGGGYSQTDVTTLAKIITGWTVINQFDEDGELGEFRFNGNRHEPGDQTLLGKTYRDEGVKQGEKALIDIARHPSTALFIARKLARHFVADDPPQSLVDRLARTFRDTQGDLAAVSLALLDSKEALETPPMKLRSPQEFVVAAVRATGRKFDIGQALNVSRLMGHDLWNPSGPNGFGDAEAQWATPDGMKVRLDFASAIARQTPGSLNPSELLEQTIGPIVSTETRQAVARAESRPQGIALMLMSPEFQRR is encoded by the coding sequence ATGGCCGATCGAAATTCCGATGCGCGCAGCATCGCAGCGCTGCAGCGATTCGGCTTCGGGCCGCGCCCCGGCGATCTCGCCGCGCTTGGCGGCGATGCGCTCGATGCCATGCGGCAGATCGTGCGCGCGAAGGCGGTCGCGGAGCCGACAGGCGATCATCTCGTTTCAACGCCGCAGGCGTTGCGCGAGCTCGACGAATTCCGCACCGAGGTTCAGCGCAAGCGCGCCGCCGCCGTCGCCCTAGAGGAAGCGCGCCAGCAGCAACAGGCGATGCAGCCGCCGGTCGGACAGCCCGGCCAGAAGGTCGCTTCGATCGCAACGCCCGTTCCCGCGATCAACAAGCCGCCGCCGATGGCGCAAATTCCGCAGCTCATTTTCCGCAACGAGGCCGATGCGCGGTTCCGCTGCGCGGTCGAAGCGCAAACCGGATTTGCGGAACGGCTCGTCTGGTTCTGGTCGAACCACTTTTGTGTCGCGGTGAGCAAGGGCCAGCCCAATCGCGTCACGGCGGGAAGTTTCGAGCGCGAGGCGATCCGGCCGCATGTGTTCGGCAAATTCGCGGACATGCTGCTCGCCGTCGAGAAGCATCCGGCGATGCTGATCTATCTCGACAACAGGCAGTCGGTGGGCGCGAATTCGCGCGCCGGCGCGCGGCGCGGCCGCGGCCTCAATGAAAATCTGGCGCGCGAGATCATGGAGCTGCATACGCTCGGCGTCGGCGGCGGCTATTCCCAGACCGACGTCACCACGCTCGCGAAGATCATCACGGGGTGGACCGTCATCAATCAGTTCGATGAGGATGGCGAACTTGGCGAATTCCGCTTCAATGGCAATCGCCATGAGCCTGGCGATCAGACTCTCCTCGGCAAGACCTATCGCGACGAAGGCGTGAAGCAGGGTGAAAAAGCGCTCATCGACATTGCGCGCCATCCCTCGACCGCGCTCTTCATTGCGCGCAAGCTGGCGCGACATTTCGTGGCTGATGATCCCCCGCAATCGCTCGTCGACAGGCTCGCGAGGACGTTTCGCGACACGCAAGGCGATCTCGCCGCCGTGTCGCTCGCGCTGCTTGACTCGAAAGAAGCGCTCGAGACGCCGCCGATGAAGCTGCGCTCGCCGCAGGAATTCGTCGTCGCCGCGGTGCGCGCGACGGGTCGCAAATTCGATATCGGGCAGGCGCTCAACGTCTCGCGTCTCATGGGTCACGATCTCTGGAATCCTTCAGGCCCCAACGGTTTCGGCGATGCGGAGGCGCAATGGGCGACGCCTGACGGCATGAAGGTCAGGCTCGATTTCGCCTCCGCCATCGCGCGCCAGACGCCGGGCTCGCTCAATCCGAGCGAACTGCTTGAGCAGACGATCGGCCCGATCGTTTCAACTGAAACGCGACAGGCCGTGGCGCGCGCGGAAAGCCGGCCGCAAGGCATCGCGCTAATGCTGATGTCGCCCGAATTCCAGCGGCGATAG